The Gammaproteobacteria bacterium genome contains a region encoding:
- the modC gene encoding molybdenum ABC transporter ATP-binding protein — translation MNRFTIQLTLRRGTFTLNVDVTLPGRGVTGLFGPSGCGKTSLLRGLSGLERAQGHIGINGARWLDSAAGIDLPAHRRRVGYVFQDAALFTHLDVRGNLDYGRSRTPVARRRIVLEQVIDWLGLAALLTRRVPQLSGGEAQRVAMGRALLTSPDLLLLDEPLAALDQDARQAILPYLERLHRELAVPVIYVSHAQDEITRLADHLLLLDAGKVRASGPLAELLTRPDLPLSRAAAAAAILEGHVVAVEESFGLTWVDTSAGRIALAVGGLAIGTALRLRIAARDVSLALRAPADTSILNCLPARVTAIVGHDPAQIMVHLQAGGAPLLARITRKSREQLGIGVGAQVHALIKSVALVD, via the coding sequence ATGAACCGATTCACCATCCAGCTGACGCTCCGTCGCGGCACGTTCACGCTGAACGTCGACGTGACCCTGCCGGGGCGCGGCGTGACCGGACTGTTCGGGCCTTCGGGCTGCGGCAAGACCAGCCTGCTGCGCGGACTGAGCGGGTTGGAGCGCGCCCAGGGCCACATCGGCATCAACGGCGCGCGCTGGCTGGACAGCGCGGCGGGCATTGACCTGCCCGCGCACCGCCGCCGCGTCGGCTATGTGTTCCAGGACGCAGCGCTGTTCACCCACCTCGATGTGCGCGGCAATCTCGACTACGGCCGCTCGCGCACGCCGGTCGCGCGGCGTCGCATCGTGCTCGAACAGGTCATCGACTGGCTCGGGCTCGCAGCGCTGTTGACGCGCCGCGTGCCGCAACTGTCCGGCGGCGAGGCGCAACGCGTGGCGATGGGCCGCGCGCTGCTGACCAGTCCCGATCTGCTGCTGCTCGACGAGCCGCTCGCCGCACTCGACCAGGATGCCCGACAGGCCATCCTGCCCTACCTGGAACGCCTGCACCGTGAACTCGCCGTGCCGGTGATCTACGTCAGCCATGCACAGGACGAGATCACCCGGCTGGCCGACCATCTGCTGCTGCTGGACGCCGGCAAGGTACGCGCCAGCGGTCCGCTGGCGGAGTTGCTCACCCGTCCGGATCTGCCGCTCAGCCGTGCCGCTGCCGCCGCGGCGATCCTGGAAGGACACGTGGTCGCGGTCGAAGAGAGCTTCGGGCTGACCTGGGTCGACACCAGCGCCGGGCGCATCGCCCTGGCCGTCGGCGGCCTCGCGATCGGCACGGCGCTGCGGCTGCGCATCGCCGCGCGCGATGTCAGCCTGGCCCTGCGGGCACCGGCCGACACCAGCATCCTCAACTGCCTGCCGGCACGCGTGACCGCGATCGTGGGACACGACCCGGCGCAGATCATGGTGCATCTGCAGGCCGGCGGCGCACCGCTGTTGGCGCGGATCACGCGCAAGTCCCGCGAACAGCTCGGGATCGGAGTGGGTGCGCAGGTGCACGCACTCATCAAGAGCGTGGCGCTGGTGGATTAG
- the phoU gene encoding phosphate signaling complex protein PhoU, with amino-acid sequence MEKPGIGQHISQQFNAELEDIRNRVLTMGGVVEQQLADAMTSIVEGDERMAEVVVNSDYKVNAMEVALDEECNRVLARRQPAAGDLRLIVAVIKTITDLERIGDEAERIARMAQHVGSGEDMRVHPAQIGHLGDQVRKMLHNALDAFARMDTELAVQVWREDLKVDKEYEAIVRQLITFMMEDPRSIPRVLDIMWAARSLERIGDRARNICEYVIYLVKGKDVRHTSLEHMEAQARADHAKSRE; translated from the coding sequence ATGGAAAAACCAGGCATCGGACAGCACATCTCGCAGCAGTTCAATGCGGAGCTGGAAGACATCCGCAACCGTGTGCTGACCATGGGCGGCGTGGTCGAGCAGCAGCTCGCAGACGCCATGACCTCCATCGTCGAGGGGGACGAGCGCATGGCCGAGGTGGTCGTCAACAGCGATTACAAGGTCAACGCCATGGAGGTGGCGCTGGACGAGGAATGCAACCGCGTGCTCGCCCGCCGGCAGCCGGCGGCCGGTGATCTGCGGCTCATCGTCGCTGTCATCAAGACCATCACCGATCTGGAACGCATCGGCGACGAGGCGGAACGCATCGCGCGCATGGCCCAGCACGTCGGCAGTGGTGAGGACATGCGGGTGCATCCCGCTCAGATCGGGCACCTCGGCGACCAGGTACGGAAGATGCTCCACAATGCGCTGGACGCCTTCGCACGCATGGACACCGAGCTGGCCGTGCAGGTCTGGCGCGAAGACCTCAAGGTCGACAAGGAGTACGAGGCCATCGTACGTCAGCTCATCACCTTCATGATGGAGGACCCACGCTCCATTCCGCGGGTGCTGGACATCATGTGGGCCGCGCGTTCCCTGGAGCGCATCGGCGACCGCGCCCGCAACATCTGCGAGTACGTTATCTACCTGGTCAAGGGCAAGGACGTGCGCCATACCAGCCTGGAGCACATGGAGGCGCAGGCGCGCGCTGACCACGCCAAATCCAGGGAATGA